From the Vicia villosa cultivar HV-30 ecotype Madison, WI unplaced genomic scaffold, Vvil1.0 ctg.000004F_1_1_1, whole genome shotgun sequence genome, one window contains:
- the LOC131621388 gene encoding uncharacterized protein LOC131621388, giving the protein MKLHIKEQLRSIEYPETTDMKPPSQPVKTNGDPKKLKSTPNDNSITRAPSYWEHINKLFPDSPTPKSQKFQTSSSKGARISKPPPTHIPPKIPIIEEMPLMPKISFIKEISVSIHLNIERVVNVTGDDNCGYRAVSVLLGNGEDSHTLVRHQLIKELKTHK; this is encoded by the coding sequence ATGAAACTTCACATTAAAGAACAATTGCGGAGTATTGAATATCCCGAAACAACCGACATGAAACCGCcttctcaaccggttaagacaaATGGTGATCCAAAGAAATTGAAGTCTACACCAAATGACAACTCGATTACACGGGCTCCTTCCTATTGGGAGCACATCAATAAACTTTTTCCCGACTCACCAActccaaaatctcaaaaatttcaaacaagttcaagCAAAGGAGCTCGCATAAGCAAACCGCCTCCGACACATATTCCGCCAAAAATTCCAATCATCGAAGAGATGCCTCTTATGCCGAAAATTTCATTCATCAAAGAGATATCGGTTTCTATACACCTTAACATCGAGCGGGTCGTCAATGTTACGGGGGACGATAATTGCGGTTACCGGGCCGTCTCGGTGTTGCTTGGTAATGGAGAGGATAGCCATACGCTTGTCCGTCATCAACTTATCAAAGAGTTGAAGACGCATAAATAA